The Corvus hawaiiensis isolate bCorHaw1 chromosome 7, bCorHaw1.pri.cur, whole genome shotgun sequence genome contains a region encoding:
- the LOC125328688 gene encoding baculoviral IAP repeat-containing protein 5.1-like, translating to MELLLQELSSASKLLTDFREMYEYENRLKTFTKWPFQENCKCTPGNMAKAGFIHCPSANEPDVAKCFFCLLELEGWEPNDDPWEKHAKHSTCDFLSLPKHFDELTMEEYYMLEMTRLRTFICKVGRRTINAFQEEVAATRQRFVDYFGCRPQLPALLPLRDEPAAQQPGDSTARQNEPRSPSEV from the exons ATGGAGCTACTCCTACAAGAGCTTAGTTCAGCTTCCAAGCTCTTAACTGACTTTAGGGAGATGTACGAATATGAGAACCGTTTAAAAACCTTCACCAAGTGGCCCTTCCAGGAGAACTGCAAGTGCACTCCAGGGAAT ATGGCAAAGGCTGGCTTCATCCACTGTCCAAGTGCAAATGAACCAGATGTggcaaaatgtttcttttgcttgttAGAACTGGAGGGCTGGGAACCAAATGATGACCCATG GGAGAAACATGCCAAACATAGCACCTGTGACTTTTTATCCCTTCCCAAGCACTTTGATGAGCTGACAATGGAGGAGTACTACATGCTGGAGATGACACGGCTCAGAACCTTCATT TGCAAGGTCGGCAGGCGCACAATAAACGCTTTTCAAGAAGAAGTCGCGGCAACAAGGCAGCGGTTCGTGGATTACTTTGGCTGCAgaccccagctcccagcactgctgcctctcAGGGATGagccagcagcccagcagccaggagaCTCAACTGCCAGGCAAAACGAGCCCAGGAGCCCAAGTGAAGTCTGA